One window of Curtobacterium sp. 458 genomic DNA carries:
- a CDS encoding excalibur calcium-binding domain-containing protein → MQMTRSLSMAAASVVLAATAVVGGASAAQAAPTVYKNCDAVHRVYSGGIAKKSVTKNKVTSAGKVTYRALKGTVKKDDKLYAANKKLDRDADGIACEKS, encoded by the coding sequence ATGCAGATGACCCGATCACTCAGCATGGCGGCCGCGAGCGTCGTCCTCGCCGCCACCGCCGTCGTCGGCGGCGCCTCGGCCGCACAGGCCGCCCCCACCGTCTACAAGAACTGCGACGCCGTGCACCGCGTGTACTCCGGCGGGATCGCGAAGAAGTCCGTCACCAAGAACAAGGTGACCTCGGCCGGCAAGGTGACGTACCGCGCACTCAAGGGCACCGTCAAGAAGGACGACAAGCTTTACGCGGCCAACAAGAAGCTCGACCGCGACGCCGACGGCATCGCCTGCGAGAAGAGCTGA
- a CDS encoding MmcQ/YjbR family DNA-binding protein, whose amino-acid sequence MDGASLHEVAARTAMGLPAVEETQPFGEGAVVYKVVGKMFVMTSELRGVPIVNLKCAPPHGAALVRDLAEVTPGWHMNKRHWITLAPGDGIDETLVEDLVANAYDLVVAGLPRAKRPIDPVRRTLPD is encoded by the coding sequence ATGGACGGAGCAAGCCTGCACGAGGTGGCTGCGCGGACCGCGATGGGTCTGCCAGCGGTCGAGGAGACGCAGCCGTTCGGCGAGGGAGCCGTCGTCTACAAGGTGGTCGGCAAGATGTTCGTCATGACGTCCGAGCTGCGGGGCGTCCCGATCGTCAACCTGAAGTGCGCCCCGCCGCACGGAGCGGCGCTCGTCCGCGACCTGGCCGAGGTGACGCCGGGCTGGCACATGAACAAGCGGCACTGGATCACCCTCGCGCCCGGGGACGGCATCGACGAGACCCTCGTGGAGGACCTCGTCGCGAACGCGTACGACCTCGTGGTCGCCGGGCTGCCGCGCGCGAAGCGACCGATCGACCCCGTCCGCCGCACCCTGCCCGACTGA
- a CDS encoding MOSC domain-containing protein has product MPLVTAVCRVERLLPDSGTIGVTAIDKRPVEGPVRVRPLGLYADVQADRKHHGGEDQAVYAYADEDAAFFADALGRDVPPGLFGENLRTSGLDVTGAVTGERWHVGDSLVLEVTIPRIPCGTFARRMRFDKWVRRFTEEGRPGAYFRVVRSGPVQAGDGVEVRDRPDHGVTIGELFAGVSAERARAVLDAGRPVAPKVRVLLDKALARG; this is encoded by the coding sequence GTGCCCCTGGTGACCGCCGTCTGCCGCGTCGAGCGGCTCCTGCCCGACTCCGGGACGATCGGCGTCACGGCCATCGACAAGCGTCCGGTCGAGGGGCCGGTCCGGGTCCGCCCGCTCGGCCTGTACGCCGACGTGCAGGCCGACCGGAAGCACCACGGCGGCGAGGACCAGGCGGTCTACGCGTACGCGGACGAGGACGCCGCGTTCTTCGCCGACGCACTGGGCCGCGACGTCCCGCCGGGGCTGTTCGGTGAGAACCTGCGGACCTCGGGGCTCGACGTGACCGGCGCGGTCACCGGCGAGCGCTGGCACGTCGGCGACTCCCTCGTCCTCGAGGTCACGATCCCGCGGATCCCGTGCGGTACCTTCGCCCGCCGGATGCGCTTCGACAAGTGGGTCCGACGCTTCACGGAGGAGGGTCGTCCCGGCGCCTACTTCCGCGTGGTCCGGTCCGGGCCGGTGCAGGCCGGTGACGGCGTCGAGGTACGAGACCGGCCGGACCACGGCGTGACGATCGGCGAGCTCTTCGCCGGGGTCAGCGCCGAACGCGCGCGTGCCGTCCTCGACGCGGGTCGTCCGGTGGCGCCGAAGGTGCGGGTCCTGCTCGACAAGGCACTCGCACGCGGCTGA
- a CDS encoding sigma-70 family RNA polymerase sigma factor has protein sequence MPHQLLTDLDDAVLAGRSSDGDVRAFEVLIRRYTPLLRAYARRTLGSTDELDDVVQETFITAWDRLDRLEDHAKVKSWLMRILSRKCIDRIRARRFHDDVTEIEVEAPSDDAPERIAEARSREEAVETALAELPEAQRRCWLMKEVLEYSYDQIAEELDLPVSTVRGLLSRARKNMIRLMEGWR, from the coding sequence GTGCCCCACCAGCTCCTCACCGACCTCGACGACGCCGTCCTCGCGGGCCGGTCGTCCGACGGCGACGTCCGGGCGTTCGAGGTCCTCATCCGCCGCTACACGCCCCTGCTGCGGGCGTACGCACGCCGCACACTCGGGTCGACCGACGAGCTCGACGACGTCGTGCAGGAGACGTTCATCACGGCCTGGGACCGGCTCGACCGCCTCGAGGACCACGCCAAGGTCAAGTCCTGGCTCATGCGCATCCTCAGCCGGAAGTGCATCGACCGCATCCGGGCCCGTCGGTTCCACGACGACGTCACCGAGATCGAGGTCGAGGCGCCGTCGGACGACGCTCCGGAGCGCATCGCCGAGGCACGCTCGCGTGAGGAAGCGGTGGAGACCGCCCTCGCCGAGCTCCCCGAAGCGCAGCGCCGGTGCTGGCTCATGAAGGAGGTGCTCGAGTACTCGTACGACCAGATCGCCGAGGAGCTCGACCTCCCCGTCTCGACCGTCCGCGGGTTGCTGTCCCGAGCCCGGAAGAACATGATCCGTCTCATGGAGGGATGGCGATGA
- a CDS encoding low temperature requirement protein A: MTTTGLRRMAPRDPAEAHRAASPLELLFDLVFVVAVGFAATNLHEIEAEGHVSTAVVAYAFVFFAIWWAWINFTWFATSFDTDDWLYRVTTFVQMAGVLVLAAGVRPFMAEGDLTIAVVGYVVMRLALVAQWLRAAGSSPEYRRTALRYAVGIVVVQVLWVLALAVPEAARPWVVPVLILLEVLVPPFAEQGSRTTPWHTRHIAERYSLFTLIVLGEGLVASASAVIDGIADADHLGPLLVLAAAGLVIVAGMWWIYFSREQHAHIRSLRTALVFGYGHYVVFAAAGALPSGIEVAVSADAGEADLSHGTVAATIAVPVAMFVLAIWALALRPSLSVGRNALVVVLALGIAASVLVPEVSVVVTAVLVAAIVVVLEVADRR, translated from the coding sequence GTGACCACGACCGGACTGCGCCGCATGGCGCCGCGCGACCCCGCCGAGGCGCACCGCGCCGCGAGCCCGCTCGAGCTGCTGTTCGACCTCGTCTTCGTCGTCGCGGTCGGGTTCGCCGCGACGAACCTGCACGAGATCGAGGCCGAGGGACACGTCAGCACCGCGGTCGTCGCCTACGCGTTCGTGTTCTTCGCGATCTGGTGGGCGTGGATCAACTTCACGTGGTTCGCCACCTCGTTCGACACCGACGACTGGCTGTACCGCGTCACCACGTTCGTCCAGATGGCCGGCGTGCTCGTCCTCGCCGCCGGGGTGCGCCCGTTCATGGCCGAGGGCGACCTCACGATCGCCGTCGTCGGGTACGTCGTCATGCGCCTCGCCCTCGTCGCACAGTGGCTCCGCGCCGCGGGGTCGTCGCCCGAGTACCGCCGGACCGCGCTCCGGTACGCGGTCGGCATCGTCGTCGTCCAGGTGCTCTGGGTGCTCGCCCTGGCCGTTCCAGAGGCCGCGCGCCCGTGGGTGGTCCCCGTGCTGATCCTGCTCGAGGTGCTCGTGCCGCCGTTCGCCGAGCAGGGGTCGCGGACCACCCCGTGGCACACGCGGCACATCGCCGAGCGGTACTCGCTGTTCACGCTCATCGTCCTCGGCGAGGGACTCGTCGCGTCCGCGAGCGCGGTCATCGACGGCATCGCCGACGCCGACCACCTCGGGCCCCTGCTCGTGCTCGCCGCCGCGGGCCTCGTGATCGTCGCCGGCATGTGGTGGATCTACTTCTCCCGCGAGCAGCACGCGCACATCCGGTCCCTCCGGACCGCACTCGTGTTCGGCTACGGCCACTACGTCGTGTTCGCCGCAGCAGGAGCGTTGCCCTCCGGCATCGAGGTGGCCGTGAGCGCCGACGCGGGCGAGGCGGACCTGTCGCACGGCACCGTCGCGGCGACGATCGCCGTCCCGGTCGCGATGTTCGTGCTGGCGATCTGGGCGCTCGCGCTGCGTCCGTCGCTGTCGGTCGGTCGGAACGCCCTCGTCGTCGTGCTGGCGCTCGGGATCGCGGCCTCGGTCCTCGTCCCGGAGGTGTCGGTCGTCGTGACCGCGGTCCTCGTCGCGGCGATCGTGGTCGTGCTGGAGGTGGCGGACCGACGGTGA
- a CDS encoding phospholipase, producing MKRRTTELPTTTASTRREALDSPSRRVRRAVRNRTTLVAAGAAVLAVAGGGVLVGTQPALGEALGVPTASPTSAPALDGTALDRAQAQATISSAQVVLADANHKTDTAELEQRVDALDDYRTLSGAALTNRIASTVAATQQVAEASAAQDKSDVDAKRAAAEQAAAEKAAAEKAAAEAAEQARKLAAGNTVAGAKATASSLASSQYGWGSDQFQCLDNLWTKESGWNYRAVNSNGGATGIPQALPGSKMATIGSDWQTNATTQIKWGLQYIADAYGTPCAAWGHSQASNFY from the coding sequence ATGAAGCGACGCACCACCGAACTCCCCACGACCACCGCCTCCACCCGACGCGAGGCCCTCGACTCCCCCTCCCGACGCGTGCGGCGGGCCGTCCGCAACCGGACGACCCTCGTCGCCGCGGGCGCAGCCGTCCTGGCCGTCGCCGGCGGCGGTGTGCTGGTCGGGACGCAGCCCGCACTCGGCGAGGCGCTCGGCGTCCCGACGGCCAGCCCGACGTCCGCTCCCGCGCTCGACGGCACCGCGCTCGACCGCGCCCAGGCGCAGGCCACGATCTCGAGCGCGCAGGTCGTGCTCGCCGACGCGAACCACAAGACCGACACCGCGGAACTCGAGCAGCGCGTCGACGCACTCGACGACTACCGCACGCTCTCCGGCGCCGCGCTGACGAACCGGATCGCGTCCACCGTCGCCGCCACGCAGCAGGTCGCCGAGGCCAGCGCCGCGCAGGACAAGTCCGACGTCGATGCGAAGCGTGCCGCGGCCGAGCAGGCCGCCGCGGAGAAGGCAGCAGCCGAGAAGGCCGCCGCCGAAGCCGCCGAGCAGGCACGCAAGCTCGCCGCGGGCAACACGGTGGCGGGTGCGAAGGCGACCGCGAGCTCGCTCGCGTCCTCGCAGTACGGCTGGGGCTCCGACCAGTTCCAGTGCCTCGACAACCTCTGGACCAAGGAGTCCGGGTGGAACTACCGCGCCGTGAACAGCAACGGCGGGGCGACCGGCATCCCGCAGGCGCTCCCCGGCTCGAAGATGGCGACGATCGGCTCGGACTGGCAGACCAACGCCACCACCCAGATCAAGTGGGGTCTGCAGTACATCGCCGACGCGTACGGCACCCCGTGCGCCGCGTGGGGACACTCGCAGGCGTCCAACTTCTACTGA
- a CDS encoding MarR family transcriptional regulator → MSARETDRTAIAARLAAAVGRINRRARTDSASLGYGIVSALATIEREGPLRPGDLSRLEVVTKPTMTRILTELEQRGFIEREADPRDGRAFMVSATPAGVAAVEEARSQRTGIVAELIHDLPDADVDAIANALGVLERIAQGERTQEPPTS, encoded by the coding sequence ATGAGCGCTCGCGAGACCGACCGGACCGCCATCGCGGCCCGACTCGCGGCAGCGGTCGGACGCATCAACCGACGTGCCCGCACCGACTCCGCCTCACTCGGGTACGGCATCGTGTCCGCCCTCGCGACGATCGAGCGCGAAGGGCCCCTGCGACCGGGCGACCTCTCCCGCCTCGAGGTGGTCACGAAGCCCACCATGACGCGGATCCTGACCGAACTCGAGCAGCGCGGTTTCATCGAGCGCGAGGCCGATCCGCGGGACGGACGGGCGTTCATGGTGAGCGCCACGCCGGCCGGTGTCGCAGCGGTCGAGGAAGCACGGTCGCAGCGCACGGGCATCGTCGCCGAACTCATCCACGACCTCCCCGACGCGGACGTCGACGCGATCGCGAACGCCCTCGGCGTCCTGGAGCGCATCGCGCAGGGCGAGCGCACCCAGGAACCTCCCACCTCCTGA
- a CDS encoding GntR family transcriptional regulator: protein MPVPTSAPTEHQLLRDTVRAKIHDAIMDGTLEPGERLNDDELIAWLGVSRTPIREALSQLARAGLIEMAPNRYTRVTTPKPDEVVEALQTLGVLFGGVVRLAVPRLGSASRKEILAALDTTIAEFEAHDVTAVNHDALDVFGLYVAECGNADLQRVCRDTTDGLGFRLRLPNLDELVDWDRMTEDFKRLRAATEAGDNVAAELATEAIHQLPGEKH from the coding sequence ATGCCGGTCCCCACCAGCGCACCCACCGAGCACCAGCTGCTCCGCGACACCGTCCGCGCGAAGATCCACGACGCGATCATGGACGGCACGCTGGAACCGGGCGAGCGACTCAACGACGACGAGCTCATCGCCTGGCTCGGTGTCTCCCGGACCCCCATCCGCGAGGCCCTCAGCCAGCTCGCCCGCGCCGGGCTCATCGAGATGGCGCCGAACCGGTACACCCGGGTGACCACGCCCAAGCCGGACGAGGTCGTCGAGGCGTTGCAGACCCTCGGTGTGCTGTTCGGCGGCGTCGTGCGCCTCGCGGTCCCCCGGCTCGGGTCCGCGAGCCGGAAGGAGATCCTCGCCGCGCTCGACACGACGATCGCCGAGTTCGAGGCCCACGACGTCACCGCGGTGAACCACGACGCCCTCGACGTGTTCGGACTCTACGTCGCCGAGTGCGGCAACGCCGACCTGCAGCGCGTGTGCCGCGACACCACGGACGGGCTCGGGTTCCGACTCCGCCTGCCGAACCTCGACGAGCTCGTCGACTGGGACCGGATGACCGAGGACTTCAAGCGGCTCCGGGCGGCGACCGAGGCCGGCGACAACGTCGCCGCCGAGCTCGCGACCGAGGCGATCCACCAGCTTCCGGGCGAGAAGCACTGA
- a CDS encoding DUF1810 domain-containing protein, with protein MTDPDLVRFVTAQEGVYETALAELRAGRKRTHWMWFVFPQLAGLGRSPTAQHFAITGLDQAARYLADPVLGPRLLEAVAVLTEAPAPSAEVLLGGVDAVKARSSSTLFARAAPDPVPFRAALDRWYGGEEDPVTLRLLDAGPVPRSPGDR; from the coding sequence GTGACCGACCCCGACCTCGTCCGGTTCGTCACCGCGCAGGAGGGCGTGTACGAGACCGCGCTCGCCGAACTCCGCGCCGGACGCAAGCGGACGCACTGGATGTGGTTCGTGTTCCCGCAACTCGCCGGACTCGGACGCAGTCCGACCGCGCAGCACTTCGCGATCACGGGGCTCGACCAGGCCGCGCGGTACCTGGCGGACCCGGTGCTCGGGCCGCGGCTGCTCGAGGCCGTGGCGGTCCTGACGGAGGCTCCGGCGCCGTCGGCCGAGGTGTTGCTCGGCGGCGTCGACGCCGTGAAGGCGCGGTCCTCGTCGACGCTCTTCGCCCGGGCCGCGCCGGACCCCGTCCCGTTCCGCGCCGCGCTCGACCGCTGGTACGGGGGCGAGGAGGACCCGGTGACCCTCCGACTGCTCGACGCGGGACCGGTACCCCGTTCGCCCGGCGACCGCTGA
- a CDS encoding DUF2071 domain-containing protein: MSEARAAVPLLHRPVTVHAWEDIVFAHWRHDPDVLGRMLPRGTRPDVVDGSAWVGLSAYVFRETRVPPFPPSGRLHSMTEVTLEVLTVDDHGRHGVAYRTVDTDNVPAIVAAHALLGVPYTFAHAGSRRRGDTVAHRSVRHPNRALHPFRAARALRLTPTGRPGGSPRPRHAAAVRVVAGPVTTAPLAVELTTRAGIHARHLAQTVFWQRQHPPLTIRSARVEQLSGDLPAAVGLPGLFDRAPDSALVVDATTVRYAWGDVVR; the protein is encoded by the coding sequence ATGAGCGAGGCGCGCGCGGCGGTCCCGCTGCTGCACCGGCCCGTGACGGTGCACGCGTGGGAGGACATCGTCTTCGCGCACTGGCGGCACGACCCGGACGTCCTCGGCCGGATGCTCCCGCGCGGGACCCGTCCGGACGTCGTGGACGGCAGTGCCTGGGTCGGGCTCTCCGCCTACGTCTTCCGCGAGACGCGGGTGCCGCCCTTCCCGCCGTCCGGGCGGCTCCACTCGATGACCGAGGTCACTCTCGAGGTCCTGACGGTCGACGACCACGGACGGCACGGCGTCGCCTACCGGACGGTCGACACGGACAACGTGCCGGCGATCGTCGCGGCGCACGCGCTCCTCGGTGTCCCGTACACGTTCGCGCACGCCGGCTCGCGACGACGCGGGGACACCGTCGCGCACCGGTCCGTGCGGCACCCGAACCGCGCGCTCCACCCGTTCCGCGCCGCGCGGGCGCTGCGGCTGACACCGACGGGCAGGCCGGGAGGCTCGCCGCGCCCCCGCCACGCCGCCGCGGTCCGTGTCGTGGCCGGTCCGGTCACGACGGCGCCGCTCGCGGTCGAGCTCACGACGCGCGCGGGGATCCACGCGCGGCACCTCGCGCAGACGGTGTTCTGGCAGCGGCAGCACCCGCCGCTGACGATCCGGTCGGCGCGCGTCGAGCAGCTGTCGGGCGACCTCCCCGCGGCCGTCGGGCTGCCGGGGCTGTTCGACCGGGCACCCGACTCGGCGCTCGTCGTGGACGCGACGACCGTCCGCTACGCGTGGGGGGACGTGGTTCGGTGA
- the coaBC gene encoding bifunctional phosphopantothenoylcysteine decarboxylase/phosphopantothenate--cysteine ligase CoaBC, which translates to MSAAAEHSRTVVVGITGGIAAYKAVGVVRDLVKRGHEVHVVPTEGALRFVGLPTLEALSRNPVTTSVWDDVAEVRHVALGRRADLVVVAPATADALARMAAGLAGDLLGTTLLATEAPVVVAPAMHPQMWEHPATRANVETLRARGVRFVGPVVGALTGDDAGIGRMSEPEDIVEAALAVLDQADHPDDAGLSTGTAPSLPAGDLRGVRVLVTAGGTREPVDPVRFVGNRSSGRQGVAFAADAAGRGAVVTLVVANVDAGLTADLGVEVVSVGSALELADAVRAAAVDADVVVMTAAVADYRPAEVHAEKLKKDAQGDRLTLELVRNPDVLAELVANRRTGQIIVGFAAETEPDRAARIELGRAKIARKPADLLVVNHVGWSSGFEREENAIEVLTPGGEVVRETSGSKADVAAAVLDLVATALA; encoded by the coding sequence GTGAGCGCAGCAGCAGAGCACAGCCGCACGGTCGTCGTCGGCATCACCGGGGGCATCGCCGCGTACAAGGCCGTCGGGGTCGTCCGCGACCTCGTCAAGCGCGGCCACGAGGTCCACGTCGTCCCGACGGAGGGCGCCCTGCGGTTCGTCGGGCTCCCGACCCTCGAGGCACTCAGCCGCAACCCGGTCACGACGAGCGTCTGGGACGACGTCGCCGAGGTCCGGCACGTCGCGCTCGGCCGCCGCGCCGACCTCGTGGTCGTCGCCCCGGCGACCGCGGACGCCCTGGCCCGGATGGCGGCGGGTCTCGCGGGCGACCTGCTCGGCACGACGCTCCTCGCCACCGAGGCGCCCGTCGTGGTCGCACCCGCGATGCACCCGCAGATGTGGGAGCACCCGGCCACCCGGGCGAACGTCGAGACCCTCCGCGCCCGCGGCGTCCGCTTCGTCGGGCCGGTCGTCGGCGCGCTGACCGGGGACGACGCCGGCATCGGCCGGATGTCGGAGCCCGAGGACATCGTCGAGGCCGCGCTGGCGGTGCTGGACCAGGCCGACCACCCCGACGACGCCGGTCTGTCCACCGGGACCGCACCGTCCCTCCCGGCCGGTGACCTGCGCGGGGTGCGCGTGCTGGTGACCGCAGGGGGGACCCGCGAACCCGTGGACCCCGTCCGGTTCGTCGGCAACCGGTCGAGCGGTCGGCAGGGTGTGGCGTTCGCGGCGGACGCCGCCGGCCGCGGGGCCGTTGTCACCCTGGTCGTGGCGAACGTAGACGCCGGACTCACCGCCGACCTCGGCGTCGAGGTGGTGTCCGTCGGGTCCGCCCTCGAGCTCGCCGACGCCGTGCGCGCGGCGGCCGTCGACGCGGACGTGGTCGTGATGACGGCGGCGGTGGCGGACTACCGGCCGGCCGAGGTGCACGCCGAGAAGCTCAAGAAGGACGCGCAGGGCGACCGCCTCACGCTCGAGCTCGTCCGGAACCCCGACGTGCTCGCCGAGCTCGTGGCGAACCGGCGGACGGGGCAGATCATCGTCGGGTTCGCCGCCGAGACGGAGCCCGACCGCGCGGCCCGCATCGAGCTCGGGCGGGCCAAGATCGCGCGGAAGCCGGCGGACCTCCTGGTCGTCAACCACGTCGGGTGGTCGTCGGGCTTCGAGCGCGAGGAGAACGCGATCGAGGTCCTCACCCCGGGCGGCGAGGTCGTGCGGGAGACCTCCGGGTCGAAGGCCGACGTGGCGGCGGCCGTCCTCGACCTGGTCGCGACCGCGCTGGCCTGA
- a CDS encoding NRDE family protein produces MCTVVVRVAPGSEWPVTVLALRDESPERPWDPPAAWWPDLDPGVRGVRDRSAGGAWLAASDAAGLAVVLNRGEPVPSEDGTWTTRGVVPLDAVTGVLPGHDGTLPTTRAFNLVRATAGGAEVVTWDGAAVRTTELEPGVHMVTHGEPDDPAAPRIGRWLEAFRAVDAPVGPPVLGPFDELRTADAGEDAGDGWSGWFGVLAASAELPTDHPDAILRDAHEAEGHMTTLSIVAAAVGPERTVLQHARLTEPGRLDGSVELHRA; encoded by the coding sequence ATGTGCACCGTCGTCGTCCGCGTCGCGCCCGGCTCCGAGTGGCCCGTCACGGTGCTCGCCCTCCGCGACGAGTCGCCCGAGCGTCCGTGGGACCCGCCCGCGGCCTGGTGGCCGGACCTCGACCCCGGCGTCCGGGGTGTGCGCGACCGCTCGGCCGGCGGAGCCTGGCTCGCCGCGTCCGACGCCGCCGGACTCGCGGTCGTGCTGAACCGCGGCGAGCCGGTGCCGAGCGAGGACGGCACGTGGACGACCCGCGGCGTCGTGCCGCTCGACGCGGTCACCGGCGTCCTGCCCGGCCACGACGGCACCCTGCCGACCACCCGCGCGTTCAACCTCGTGCGCGCCACGGCCGGCGGCGCCGAGGTCGTCACCTGGGACGGCGCGGCCGTCCGCACGACCGAGCTCGAGCCGGGCGTGCACATGGTGACGCACGGCGAGCCGGACGACCCCGCCGCACCCCGCATCGGCCGGTGGCTCGAGGCCTTCCGCGCGGTCGACGCCCCGGTCGGGCCCCCGGTGCTCGGGCCCTTCGACGAACTGCGCACCGCCGACGCCGGTGAGGACGCGGGCGACGGCTGGAGCGGCTGGTTCGGCGTGCTCGCCGCCTCCGCCGAGCTGCCGACGGACCACCCGGACGCCATCCTCCGCGACGCCCACGAGGCCGAGGGGCACATGACGACGCTGTCGATCGTCGCCGCGGCGGTCGGACCCGAGCGGACCGTCCTGCAGCACGCGCGGCTCACCGAGCCCGGACGACTCGACGGCTCGGTCGAACTGCACCGCGCCTGA
- a CDS encoding SGNH/GDSL hydrolase family protein: MTTRTRSVLVVGVAALAVLALGACSEQPSAAVGAESSPSASARPTPTPGPGTPWDEAEDVGVVAIGDSITGGHGLTTAEAWPALMADTNGWSLTNLSCDGAGVAALGDDDDCASAYPTLVKRAVGLRPQVVLLQASSNDLGLDTAEIRSATDQVVDDVHRRMPRARVIGLSAIWNQDAPPAQLAKISKAMRVALQREGGTYVDIGEPLRGHADWMQSDDVHPTVRGQQAIAAAVTAAFTRDDVQF; this comes from the coding sequence GTGACCACCAGGACCCGGAGCGTGCTCGTCGTCGGCGTCGCGGCGCTCGCCGTGCTCGCCCTCGGCGCCTGCAGTGAGCAGCCCTCCGCCGCCGTCGGTGCGGAGTCGTCGCCGAGCGCCAGCGCGCGTCCGACGCCCACGCCGGGGCCCGGCACCCCGTGGGACGAGGCGGAGGACGTCGGTGTCGTCGCGATCGGCGACTCGATCACCGGCGGGCACGGCCTCACGACCGCGGAGGCCTGGCCCGCGCTGATGGCCGACACGAACGGCTGGTCCCTCACGAACCTGTCCTGCGACGGTGCCGGGGTGGCAGCGCTCGGGGACGACGACGACTGTGCGAGCGCCTACCCGACGCTCGTGAAGCGCGCGGTCGGACTCCGTCCGCAGGTGGTCCTGCTGCAGGCGAGCTCGAACGACCTCGGGCTCGACACCGCCGAGATCCGGAGCGCCACCGACCAGGTCGTCGACGACGTGCACCGGCGGATGCCGCGCGCCCGGGTGATCGGACTCAGCGCGATCTGGAACCAGGATGCACCGCCCGCGCAGCTCGCGAAGATCTCGAAGGCGATGCGCGTGGCACTCCAGCGCGAGGGTGGGACCTACGTGGACATCGGCGAGCCGTTGCGGGGTCACGCGGACTGGATGCAGTCGGACGACGTGCACCCGACGGTGCGGGGTCAGCAGGCGATCGCGGCCGCGGTCACGGCGGCGTTCACCCGCGACGACGTGCAGTTCTGA
- a CDS encoding SGNH/GDSL hydrolase family protein, producing MRRPSRAALVVAVAVALCGVLAGCSSDESAVLSIGSLPTGARVVVIGDSITIGHGLRPAQAWPELLAARDHLRLTDLGCDGAGVLAEGDDQCSATYEELAEQAAALHPAVVVLQASSNDLGQDDDELDGATQQLVAAVHRLLPRARVVGLSAVWDQDAPPAQLATISAAMHTAVAGVGGSWLDLGQPLRGHPAWMQADDVHPTARGQRALLAAVSGALERDHLRW from the coding sequence GTGCGCCGTCCCTCCCGAGCAGCCCTCGTCGTCGCCGTCGCGGTGGCGCTCTGCGGCGTGCTCGCCGGTTGCTCGTCGGACGAGTCGGCGGTCCTGTCGATCGGGTCGCTGCCGACCGGGGCACGCGTGGTCGTCATCGGCGACTCCATCACGATCGGGCACGGACTCCGGCCGGCGCAGGCGTGGCCCGAGCTCCTCGCCGCACGCGACCACCTCCGGCTGACCGACCTCGGCTGCGACGGTGCCGGGGTGCTCGCCGAGGGGGACGACCAGTGCTCGGCGACGTACGAGGAGCTCGCCGAGCAGGCCGCGGCGCTCCACCCCGCGGTGGTGGTGCTGCAGGCCAGCTCGAACGACCTCGGGCAAGACGACGACGAGCTCGACGGCGCGACGCAGCAGCTCGTCGCGGCCGTGCACCGACTCCTGCCGCGGGCCCGGGTCGTCGGCCTCAGCGCGGTCTGGGACCAGGACGCCCCGCCCGCCCAGCTCGCCACGATCTCGGCGGCGATGCACACCGCGGTGGCCGGCGTCGGCGGGTCCTGGCTCGACCTGGGGCAGCCGCTCCGCGGGCACCCGGCGTGGATGCAGGCCGACGACGTGCACCCGACCGCCCGTGGTCAGCGCGCGCTGCTCGCGGCGGTGAGCGGAGCCCTGGAGCGCGACCACCTGCGCTGGTGA